The following proteins come from a genomic window of Paeniglutamicibacter kerguelensis:
- a CDS encoding 23S rRNA (pseudouridine(1915)-N(3))-methyltransferase RlmH, whose translation MTIRVLAIGKKHESWVTEGIDRYEKRMKKPFDVKWQLLPHSSRDGDAARTEESERILAKVDAKDFLILLDERGKNIDSPALATTLQRPLDTSRSITVVIGGAYGVDESVHNRADFIWSLSKLVFPHQLVRLILTEQLYRAQEIAGGGKYHHV comes from the coding sequence ATGACAATCCGCGTGCTGGCCATCGGCAAGAAACATGAATCCTGGGTGACCGAGGGCATCGACCGCTACGAGAAGCGCATGAAAAAGCCCTTCGACGTGAAGTGGCAGCTGCTGCCGCATTCCTCCCGCGATGGCGACGCCGCGCGCACCGAGGAATCCGAGCGCATCCTGGCCAAGGTCGATGCGAAGGACTTCCTGATCCTGCTCGACGAGCGCGGCAAGAACATCGACTCCCCCGCACTGGCCACGACGCTGCAGCGCCCGCTGGACACCTCGCGCAGCATCACCGTGGTGATCGGCGGGGCCTACGGCGTCGACGAATCGGTGCACAACCGCGCCGACTTTATCTGGAGCCTGTCCAAGCTGGTCTTCCCGCACCAGCTGGTGCGCCTCATCCTGACCGAACAGCTCTACCGGGCACAGGAAATCGCCGGCGGCGGCAAGTACCACCACGTCTAA